A stretch of Candidatus Poribacteria bacterium DNA encodes these proteins:
- a CDS encoding phytanoyl-CoA dioxygenase family protein, which translates to MSNQTSTDAPVPMTPEQKFFFDLRGWILLPSVLSEPEIEEMKAEVYDGARQSYQGALQTLLDHPAIVGVLNEILSEDPFVHDDCYGFRCEGSFTTVRPPGWNVSERGDNGLPHVVRPPQQANAMRYQVAGEKIFAGLTRVVWELEEVKSGQGATSFLSGSHKAHFNYGGPDKYRPNISESPWETNMREMMDDYSCPPGSVVIFTESLIHAANDWTNPSNPRCAVFNCYNSIWAQWHRLNLSHEIIETMPPKRQSLFRGTWAIGGGPGGNREYSLENNTT; encoded by the coding sequence ATGTCAAACCAAACTTCAACGGATGCACCGGTACCGATGACACCGGAACAGAAGTTTTTCTTCGATCTCCGCGGCTGGATTCTGTTGCCATCAGTATTATCGGAGCCAGAAATTGAAGAGATGAAAGCAGAAGTCTATGACGGTGCCAGACAGAGTTATCAAGGCGCACTTCAGACACTACTTGACCATCCGGCAATTGTAGGTGTTCTAAATGAAATTTTGTCCGAAGATCCGTTTGTACACGATGATTGCTACGGCTTTCGATGCGAAGGGTCATTTACGACTGTGAGACCCCCGGGTTGGAATGTGTCGGAACGTGGTGATAATGGTCTGCCGCACGTTGTACGTCCACCACAGCAGGCGAACGCGATGCGGTATCAGGTCGCCGGTGAAAAGATTTTTGCGGGGCTGACGCGTGTCGTGTGGGAACTCGAAGAGGTGAAGTCAGGACAAGGTGCTACCTCTTTCCTCAGTGGGTCTCATAAGGCACATTTCAACTACGGCGGTCCTGACAAGTATCGTCCGAATATCAGCGAATCACCGTGGGAAACGAACATGCGCGAGATGATGGATGACTACAGTTGCCCACCCGGTTCTGTTGTTATCTTCACGGAAAGCCTTATCCATGCGGCGAATGATTGGACGAATCCATCAAACCCTCGGTGTGCAGTTTTCAATTGCTACAATTCGATCTGGGCACAATGGCATCGGCTTAACCTGAGCCACGAGATTATTGAAACGATGCCACCAAAGCGGCAATCGTTGTTTCGGGGGACGTGGGCAATTGGTGGTGGCCCCGGTGGAAACCGCGAGTATTCGTTAGAAAATAATACGACGTGA